From Triticum aestivum cultivar Chinese Spring chromosome 7B, IWGSC CS RefSeq v2.1, whole genome shotgun sequence:
tcccctttagtcccagttggtgccaccaaccgggaccaaaggtctctttttagcagcccaaagggcgggaagcagaggcctttggtcccagttggtgccaccaaccaggactagaGGGAGTCATTggtgccggttcgtggcaccaaccgggaccaatgctcccctttagtcccggttggtgccaccaaccggaccCAAAGCTCGTGTTGCCTGTGGccaaaaagtttagtcccacctcgctagttgagaggggcgcgcagtggtttataagccccactgccgcacacctctcgagctcctctcgattgcaggcttacgggcctaattgtcactgctatgcctattgggcctactgggccttctgcgggcctgaatcctggcctatggcagggtttctagtcgtattcaggccgtagtggcccagtaggtggcattttttccccagttttttttttctgtttttgcattatttattttcttttgtttttttgctttattttttagtttcttttgcttttaggtaataaaaattataaacctTCTGTTActgccatttgttttccaatttgaatagtttaaatttgaattttttgaaatttgtgtgaatcactagtttttgatatttgtgtgaatcactagtttctgttagtgctattaaagtttctaacaaataTTTTCTTTAcgaaaattcttttttcttttactattttgaacagaaaatactttgataatttcagttgcataaattttatataattttagtttcaataacattacaggttttataaatgtttattttgtttttacttatttattaaagtttattttgtttctacttacttattttcttttcttttttgattcttttatttattttatgaaaattctttcttttttgctttatttattttattttgtttctacctgctgttgctatttttatttattttattatagtttatttattttacattattaaagtttattttgtttctacttatttattaaagttttttctgtttctaattatttattttattttgtttctacttatttattttctcgtctttttttgcttttttatttattttatgaaaattctttttgctttttgcttttacacaaaagccctctcccctggctggattggtaccggtttgtggcgTGACCCGGCCCGAAAGATAACGCTTTGGTGCCGGTTCAGGCCACAAACCGGTACcagtggtggtgggccaggagcagggcccattgatcccggttcgtgacgccaaccgggaccaaaggggtcagacgaaccgAGACCAGtggccccacgaggcccggcaggcccctggcctcacgaatcgggacaaatggacccatgggtaccggttcgtgagcgaaccgggactaatgggcttacctgGCTCGGACGtatgccctattttctactagtgctatggttttgtttctttcttgggagcatcatttgtggagcagtgatggaagtcagaggcaggaggtggagcgacttcgtcttgcacggagcttcggtgaagatgtcaagtcatgcctgggcgacaggtgctacgctttgtcatgcctggtcggcaggtgctacgcacgatagatcttccaaagacttcaagctgtgttggctggtggtacttggcggcaTGGTGCTGAGGGGTGCCGGCAGCGACCGCGACGTGGTCAGCAGTTCGCGCGCAGGGAAGCGGTGCCGTTGGGCGACATGGTGACGTCGACAACAGTTAGACCGGGCAAGGATGATGCgttagtacaactctgaagatggagtgGTGGTAGTTGGCGGTGgtggcctctgagagcacgccggaccggtgtgtgccccATACTCGGCaggtggcttggttggggcctcagatcttagagcatctccagccgtcccCCCAAGAGCCCCCTCAGGAGGCCTTTTTCATCGCCGACGCGCATTTTTTCACCCAGTCACGCCCCCAAAACCTCAAATAGCGCCGGATTTGAGCAAAGTTACGCCCGGCGATATCAACCCAAATCCAGAAAGGTGGGACGCAGCTGGGGGCGCCGGCGCCCTTGTTTGCATGCAAAAACCCCACAAATCAGCCTCATACCTCACTCTCTCTCCTTTTTTCCTCCCAGGCCCACCACGTGCATGGCCAGCAAACGCCTTCTTCACTGTGTGCATGGCAGGCCGAGGCGGGGaaccggccatggcggacgcacTCGCCGCCCCCGGCCAACGGCGCGCAGCAGACGTCGCCGCCGCGGCaccccgcgccggccgccgcggcCGGGACTGAGACCCCGCGTCGTCGCAAGTCCGGTCGCCTGGCCCAGCCCGTACCCCACGGGGCACCAGCCCGCTGTCGGGGTGTCGCCTTCACCGGCCAGGTCCAACCGGTGGCGCTGATGAAGCCGCACGACAGGGTGCCCTCCACCACGAAGATGAGCTCCGTGGCCGCCGGGTGCCAGTGCAGCGGCACCACGCCTCCTACCGCGAAGTCGACGCACGCGACGGAGATGCCCAGCCCGTTCACGCCGGTGAAGCTGGTGACGAAGGCCGAGGTCAAGCAGCTGGGCCTGGGCGACACACCAAAAGAGCAAGGGCAACAGCAGGGAGAGGAGGCGCACCGGTTGAGGTCGCCGCAGTCGCTGCCGAGTCAACGCCGCCTGTGGGCGTGCGGGCGCGCAGCCGGCGCGGGCGTGCGGTCTTGCATCGAGCGCGCGTTGTGCCTAGCGCTGCAGGCGAGGGCGGGGCAGGCGTGCTGGCTGCCGGGCCTTCCCCTCATCCTCCTCTCCTTCCTCGTCGGCGGCGGCCACGGAGGGCGCCAGGCACGGGTGGCGCGCGTGGGCGCGGCCAGGCGCGGGCGCGAGCAGCAGTGCGGAGGCGCGCGTGGGCGCGGGCAGTCACGGTGAGGCGCGCTGCTGGAAGGACGGGCGGGCGGCACGGTGACGCGGCGAGGACGACGGCCTCGCTTGGGGGCGCTTGGGGTTGGAAACGGGTGGAGGATTTTTCGTTCCCAGAACAAAATCATCGCCGGCAGCCCCCCACGCGGCGAAAAAAATGTCTCCTAGGGGGCttaacggctggagatgctcttagatattagatttgactgcgaggtctgtggtattagacccgaactatcagcatcccttcatcaactgaataatggtagcgacagatgttgcctagacggtgactTTAGACTTACTGTTGTATTTCTTTTTAAGATCTTTTATGAATAATTACTAAAATgactgcatgcatcgcccagatacagaggccgagggtcttcctccttttctaaaaataaataaataaaagatgcGCACATGCCACCATTTCCCTGCTTAGGTCCTAACATGTGGACCCAATCAATTAGATTGTCTATTAAAAAAAGTTGAATGATAGATTTGGGCTCAATGTTGAAACTAGTTCAGAAGTTGTAGTTTTGTGTTAAACAAACTTAAAGTTGTGGTAAAAGTATTATAAATTGATTTGAAGTTGTGGTTATCCATTCAAAAATTCAAAAGTTGTGGTAAAGTGTTATAAGTTACTCTGATGTTGTGGTTTTGTGTAATTAACTCTTAAAATAAAGGGAAACGCTAATCTAATCCAGTTTGGTACGGTACACGAACGAATAAGGAGCGGAGCAGCCCCAAGTTATGATTGAGCGGTCGGTCGTGCCTACCGCACCGCACCGCACGGCTGCTGGCTCCAGCTCacacaaagaaaaaagaaaaaagaaatacctGTCAGGTCAGTCAGCCGTCCATATTGGTGGCTAGCCCCAGCAGAGCAGAGCAGCTTAACCCTcccctcgccgcgccgcgccgtgCCGCCGTCCGTCTGttcctcgccgcgccgcgccgcgccgccgtccgccatgaaCAACCTACTTACCGTAAGTCCCCTCTCCATCCCGTCCTTTCATCTCTTCACGCTGCCGACCTCCCTACAGATCTAGGGAATTTCTCTTCTCTTCTGTGCTGCAACACTTGAGAGAATtaatcttctttctttctttcttttgccaTTACATTACAAACGAATACCAACTCTTTGATTCTCAAAGTGTCAGCTAGCTAAAATACTTACTCTGTTTTTCGCAGTTTAATAGTACATGCACTACTTCTGCTACCAACACAAACAAGCTGCTTAATAATGCTCTTTATTGGCCAATAATCCTATTACTTTACTTTTGGCTGTAATGTCAGATCGAAGAAGAATCCATAACATTCCAAGTCTCAAAGTTTTCACATGTACTGTACATACATACAGACATGACAGTTACAAACAACCCGCCGTCATAATTCATCTACATTCATAATTTCAGAATTGGTCTTCTTTTGGCCTTACATACCCTGATGGATGGTCGCTGTCATCTTTGCTTTCACATGCACATGTTACAAACCATCCGCAACTTGGACGCAGATGCTTTCATTTTGATAGTGACTGGAGTCTCATATGCTCTTTTTTTCGCACTAAATCCATATCTTTCAGCTACCgacatactcccttcgtccggaaatacttgtcatcaaaatggataaaaggggatatatctagatgtattttagttctagatacatttctttttatctattttgatgacaagtattttcggacggagggagtataagcttAATTAATGCTCTTTTGGTTGGGACTAGGAGTTATAATGATGCCAATGCTTTATTTCCGCAACAATCCTATCCTATCCTATCCTATTGGTTTGGTTTACTTTCAGCTGATGATGAAAGCAGCTAGCGCAATTGACTATAATGTCAGATCGAACAAGAATTCATAACAATCAAGCCTAGCCTTCCTGCGGGTTACATGTTGTGCTAAACACTCCGATTTTGCAGGACTCCTTTGAGCTTCCGCGGCGGGATTCCTCGAGAGATGGGGGGGATCTTGAGATGGGAATGCATAAGCCCGATGCTTCTGATAATTTACAAGCCTTCTTGAAGAAGGTGCTCTTCTTCTGTTTACCTAGGATAGGAAACTCTCTCTCATGTTATTTCTCCATTAGTTTTTCCACTTCAGATTAATTAATGGTAGACATGTTGCCTTCATGCACACAACAGGTTGATGGAATCGACAGCCTGATAGCTAAGCTCACGAGCCTCCTGACCAAGCTCCAGGTCCGTCAATTCATCATCTCCCATTCTAGCTAGTTTCCTtatttctgcttctgcttcttatATAGTATGTTGATTCTCATAGTACTGATGGTATCTCGTGTGCCTTTACTTGCAGTCTGCCAACGAGGAATCAAAAGCAGTCACAAAAGCAAGCGCCATGAAAGGTGACAACAAAACTCGTGTGCTTTACTTATCAGACCCAAACCTCCTCTTCTTAGACAGAGTTGAAAATCCTGCTGTACTTGTAATCACGCACAACAATGCATTTTTTGTAGCAATCAAGCACCGGATGGAGAAAGACATTGACGAAGTGGGCAAAATTGCTCGTATGGCGAAAACAAAACTTGATGAACTGGACAAAGATGTATGTTTTCACCTGACCTTGCTTGCCTCTGTCTGTTATTCTTCTTTCCTAGCTAGCTGTATCTGCATCTGCACAAATTAAAAGATGGACATGCTGCTTATGGTTTGCTGTTACAGAACTTATCTAACAGGAAGAAACCTGGATGCGAGGAGGACTCTGCGGTAGATCGATCAAGGGAACAGACTACTGGGTAAATTCAATTTACTGTCAGTTTGTCTCTCTTGCCTGCATGAATTACTCCGTGTTCACTGTGCTCACTGATTTCTCTCCACAGAGCAGTGAAGAAGAAACTGAAGAAACGGATGGACGATTTTCAGGTATTGTTTTCATCTAACTTGAATGTCCAAATTGACTACATGTATGTGATGATCTTCCTCTTCTGTTTGTGAATGAATAAATGTTCCCTCTAATGCCTAACACGTAGTAATCTTTATACACAAAAAAAAAAGAGTTAAAACCGGTCCATATTTCTACTTAATACTTGGGCTATTTGATTTGATATGCCCTCATAGAGCATCAGGGAGAAACTGCTCTGCTTTCCAAGCATCCAACTATATAAATTCTCAACATCTAACTTTTCATAAGCGGTGGAAGAAACTACTCTGCTTTGTTGATGCTTATATGTTCTAAAAAGTAAAAGAAAGAGTTTTGCAAATTGCCTCCTTTCGACTTTCAGTAACTTTACAAGAATGTTTATTAGCCATTATGGTAGATTATTGATACTATGCAATCAGCCTGAtgtctctgaagatggaataataTAATGCAATCTTGCAACTATGTGAGTGATATGGCGTTGTTACCCCTCTGATGCAGGTGTTGAGAGAATCAATCCGGCAGGAGTACCGGGAAGTTGTTGAAAGAAGGGTATTCACTGTAACTGGTAATCGCCCTGATGAAGAGGTATAGTCGCAACATTTTTTTTCTATGGTTAAATTTGTGATTTTTTCTTTCTATTGTTTATCTTTCTTACAGTGTGCCTCCTTTGTTACTTTGGAACCTGCAGACAATTGACGATTTAATCGAGACAGGGAGAAGCGAGCAGATTTTCAAAGATGCGGTTCAGCAGCAGGGGAGAGGCCAGGTACATATGAGTTATACCTTGGTCATTATTTGGATGCTTGTGGGAAAATGCATCGAAATCTCATCAGAGTAATTTTCCAACCATCTTGCAGGTATTGGACACTGTTGCTGAGATACAGGAGCGGCATGATGCTGTAAGAGATCTAGAGAGGAAGCTTCTGGAGTTGCAGCAGGTTATACAATTTTCTTTTGCATAAGCTCTTAGAGTGCAATTTTGTTTATATTTGACACCCACCATGCATATCCATATGTGAACAGAAGGCATTTCCTGGGTTTTGGTTTGTAGATATTCCTGGATATGGCGGTCTTGGTTGAGGCTCAAGGAGACATGATCAACCACATAGAGACACATGTAAGACCAAGACTTGTGAAATCAGCTTATGTTTTCTTTCTAAATAGACCTAAACCGACTTCATAAATAAAGCAAGCTAACGGATTTTGTTTTTGCAAGGTTTCAAACGCGACCAACCACATACAGCAAGGCGTGGGCGCTCTCCAGAAGGCAAAGACGCTGCAGAAGAACTCGAGAAAGTGGATGTGCTACGCCATCATCCTCCTCCTGGTGGTAGTGGCAATCGTCGTGCTTGGGGTGATCCAGCCATGGAAGAAGAAGTAACCCTTGAGCCACGACCTGGGTTTTACCCCAACATCTCGGCGCGGCggagtatatatatacatgctgttTTTTCTGTTTGTGCATTCTGTATAGTTCTGTGGCCGATTTATTCATGCTCTTCTACCGGAGGCTGCTGCTATGTTGAACCAGACAGGCCATATCATATACTGGAGGCTGGTGctattatttcttttttttttgagttgAAGCTGCTGCTATTCGTTTGTGCTTCATTTCTGTGCTCCGAGTATTTTTAGTGGTGAATGACTGAAATGTGCATCCATCCTAGCTTGTCCATGAATCCATTTATTGCAGTTTGCTTGCCCATATCATATACTGAATGTTTTTGCTGTTTGTTGCCGGATCGGATGTAAAGCTCATTCATCATCTTGCCCCTCAAACAATCATCCTTTAATTTGGACATCGGCTGCAAATCTTTCAGCATCTCAAACAAGTTAATTTTCAGCGCTGGAACTTGAGGTAGATAATTTTGAGCACAGGGTACATCAATACAAGTTGTCGGTCTACTGAATTTAAct
This genomic window contains:
- the LOC123157199 gene encoding syntaxin-132 — encoded protein: MNNLLTDSFELPRRDSSRDGGDLEMGMHKPDASDNLQAFLKKVDGIDSLIAKLTSLLTKLQSANEESKAVTKASAMKAIKHRMEKDIDEVGKIARMAKTKLDELDKDNLSNRKKPGCEEDSAVDRSREQTTGAVKKKLKKRMDDFQVLRESIRQEYREVVERRVFTVTGNRPDEETIDDLIETGRSEQIFKDAVQQQGRGQVLDTVAEIQERHDAVRDLERKLLELQQIFLDMAVLVEAQGDMINHIETHVSNATNHIQQGVGALQKAKTLQKNSRKWMCYAIILLLVVVAIVVLGVIQPWKKK